The Carassius auratus strain Wakin chromosome 19, ASM336829v1, whole genome shotgun sequence genomic sequence ATACTAGAGTAATTGTGAAAGGCAGCACTCACCATCAGCGCATATTCCACCCGGATGATGTTGCAACCCAATATGGAGGGCTTGATCTTGGGCACACGGATGCTCTTGCCCTGCCAGGCGTCGCACATGCCGGAGATGATGTGGTTGCCACGTACTGAGGAGAGTTTTTGCCTGAAGAGCTTGGTGCGGCCGTTGGCCTGGTAGGTGTGCTTGGCGATGATGGCCGCTTTGGGTACCACGATGCGAGAGCAGGTGTTCTCAAATTTGGCATCGATGCAGATCTCTTCACCCTCGCAGAAGCCACGCCTGTCGATTTTGGCGTTCAGAGAAACCTGGCCGTCTGGGATGAACATGCAGGTGACCTTCTTCTCCTTCATGCCTCCAGTAGGCGACTGTTGGACGGAAAACAGAAATGATGAGGATATAGTTAATTGCTAATGAATGCACAAGAAACGACCAAAGTGCGCATTCACCAAACCCCAAAGCTCAATGTGGGTTCTAAACCATTTCAAACAGTAAAAGCAAAGTTGCTATGCCTCAGCTCCAAGTGTAGAACAATACAGGTGATGTTCAATGAGTCACCAATGAGAAGCCCAATCAGAAGACATGATTTGTGGCCTACAGCTCAAGTGAATTAGCGATATGAGGAACTCACCAGCAAGTCTGGGGTGTTGACATCCAAGGGCTCCTCAACCTCGAAGTGCTTCCTGCACTCCAGGACGGGCAGAGCGGGGCTTTCCATCACAGCCTTCACGAAGTATTGCACGAACCCAAACTTGCCCTTGTAAGAAGACACCAGTTGTCTGTTGAGAAATAACACTTGTATTAAACTACCAACAAATGACTTGGAAGGAGATGCATGCCAGGAATTTGTCAACAGGAATGCTCACCCTTGTTGAGGAAGCTCAAAGCCAAAGGTGTATTCGTACTTGTTTCCAGGACGGAGGATGACCGAGCCATCGGTGTCTGTGAGAAGATAAACATACAAGTTTAGAAGAGCTCTAAGAGATCATGAcacaaacaaatgataaaaacccattttaaaaaagGAACCTCCCGAAATGACTTAACTATCAGTTAACACCTTTATCTGAGATGTTTTTAAACTAGAACTCCTTCTTCGCATTCCAGCATCAGCACCATCTCAACAAACCCACCTAACAGTTCTAAATACACGCTTATACAGTTTAAACTCACCTGCTGGATGGTCATCCAGGTGGACAAGGTCTTCATACTTCAGATAGTCGATCTCTTCACGGCATCTCTGTTTGCCTTTAGCGTACTCCACTTTAGCGCATCCGACGCCCAGGACCTTCACAGCCGTCACCCTGGTCACCTCCAACACCTCCACCAGGATCTTCCCCGACACTTTATCTCCACTGCAGTAAAAGCTCTTGGATGGGTCGCTGAAGACGATCTCGAAGACCTTGACTCTTTTTGTCATCGCCACCATCGTGTTGTTTGATAAACTCCCAAAGCCGCAGCGAAATGAAGATACGCGTCTAAAAGTTAATTCAAACTGATACTTAGTAACTAAAAAAGCTTGACCTGGTATGAAATGAAGCTAAACCAGTGCTTTATATGTAAATTCACAGACCCGTCTATCGCATGGTCAGTTTGTGAGATTTGAGCACGGTGGGCTAGGCTAGGGTTTTATACCCCGACGCTTAGTGACTCACTAGGCTTGTTTACCATTTCAGCTGTTCATGTGGAAGCGGTATGCACAGCATGGCTCAGCGCATGCACAGCGCTCCCATTGGTCGAAATTCGCAGTTCGTGGCACCACCAGCCAATCAGCGGCCAGAAGCGACGCGTGCACACCTCGTGGCTGAGAGCGCCGAGCGAGTGCACAGCTGCTGCAggaagaagcagaagaagaagggAGGAGGCGCTGAAGAGGGAGTAGTGGTTCCGCTGATGAAGTCTGGAGCGGGATGTTGCGAAGGCATGCCCAACAGTTTAGAGACCCAGTTCAACAGAAAACTTCAGTTGTGTGCTACGTGCACAGCTGAGGCGGTGTTCCCCCGTAGGAGACTCGAGCGTTTGCTTGTACAAACCACAGActttataaaaagaaacaaactggGTTAACAACATCCGCCGACTAATAAGAGACACACTTGACTGTGTTTACAAGATCGGTGCTGAACTCGGGAACGCACACTATACACGTCGTGACCAAAATTATTATAGCACTAGTATATTCAGTCACCAGCTAAAAATGtgtttaagtcagttatttctatcttttgctgaaGTGTGTCACTATGAAATataagtttacatttccaaacgaTAATTTACCGAACAATGCTTTCATTTAAAAAGCTTACTGATTTTTTAGTGCACTTCCttcaaatatgtaaaaagaaaaaaaagtaatgggtCTCAATTAAATATGTACAGCTTCACATTTGTCACAATTGTGACACAAACAAAGCAGTTTAATTCCTGTTTGCACCTTTAGGAAATTgaaaattcaaaattaaaatcatgTCAACATAAAGATATGACCAAAATTTTTGCTacacattatttttgttgtgttaGGTCATCGAATGAGTAAATTAGTGTTACTGGTGGGATAACAGTGAACTTGTGAATTATGTATTTCTATAGAGCTTCACTGTGTATTGGTGAACACCCAGAGCGCTTTACAATCATGTGGCTGGGTCTCTT encodes the following:
- the LOC113119223 gene encoding thioredoxin-interacting protein-like — encoded protein: MVAMTKRVKVFEIVFSDPSKSFYCSGDKVSGKILVEVLEVTRVTAVKVLGVGCAKVEYAKGKQRCREEIDYLKYEDLVHLDDHPADTDGSVILRPGNKYEYTFGFELPQQGQLVSSYKGKFGFVQYFVKAVMESPALPVLECRKHFEVEEPLDVNTPDLLSPTGGMKEKKVTCMFIPDGQVSLNAKIDRRGFCEGEEICIDAKFENTCSRIVVPKAAIIAKHTYQANGRTKLFRQKLSSVRGNHIISGMCDAWQGKSIRVPKIKPSILGCNIIRVEYALMIYMHIPGSDKLVLELPLVIGTVPYNGFGSRTNSMSSQDGSVSNASNSWVSLRMPSSAPPSYCDITRDCSLDQPLTPLLDDYDGGDSPIFMNAPQFQFPPLPEYSEVEEEYNGNARMLPVC